In the genome of Pseudomonas lalucatii, the window GCGGCCCGCGTGCGATCGGCGAAGAAGGAGTCCAGCGCCGGCAAGGGTTCGACCGCGCCCAGGCCCAGCTCCTGCGCGGTGTCGCGGGCGCGGCACCAGCGGCTGCTCAGCAGGCGCGGGCGGGCGATGCCCTGGCTGCGCAACAGGTGCCCCCAGCGCCGTGCCTGCTCGCGGCCGCGGCGGTCGAGGTTGCGCTGGGTCGAGCAGTCGCCCAGGGCGAAGTTCGCCGGGTCGCCCATGCCCGGTGCCGTGGCATGGCGCAGCAGGAGCACCGCCCGCCCCTCGCGCAGGGCGTCCCAGGCGGCGGCCGTGCCGGCCTGGACCGGGCCCGGAACGCCCATACAGGCCAACAGCAGCAGCGCGACCGCGCGCAGCATGGGCTCAGAGCCTCACATTGCCCCGGGGCC includes:
- a CDS encoding histidine phosphatase family protein; its protein translation is MRAVALLLLACMGVPGPVQAGTAAAWDALREGRAVLLLRHATAPGMGDPANFALGDCSTQRNLDRRGREQARRWGHLLRSQGIARPRLLSSRWCRARDTAQELGLGAVEPLPALDSFFADRTRAAAQTAQLVEAVNALMSGTVMVLVSHQVNITALTGVYPASGEGLILARPLRVPARVLARIAPP